One Paralichthys olivaceus isolate ysfri-2021 chromosome 21, ASM2471397v2, whole genome shotgun sequence genomic window carries:
- the LOC109626677 gene encoding ectonucleotide pyrophosphatase/phosphodiesterase family member 7-like, which translates to MLLVCLVVLVVTASSPCVAAPPRDYVSDLQSVFTGSTGNKLLLISFDGFRYDYDRVTETPNLDKMAQDGVKATYVTPSFITITSPSHFTMLTGRHIENHGVIHNMWFNTTTQEKKQYYEAQFVDSYWDNGSLPIWITAQRQGLKAGSLHFPGTAATYKGEIVRFRQVEPRFYDHSNETDWRMNIDKVIGEWFHQQDLDFVSLYFGEPDLAGHRYGPDSPEVREMVQQVDRTIGYIRDKIQDHGLTDRLNIIITSDHGMITMLQGGVVEKIILSKIPGFSFRDIQFQLLDYGPVGMLLPKEGKLEKVYQALKGSHPHLHVYKKEEVPARLHYSNHPRLLPIILIADPGYSVSGFLPFHINKGDHGFDNDAMDMKAFFRAVGPDFQKDLVVDHFDLVDVYPLMCHLLGIDPEVNDGHLDNTKHMVFPKEIPERNTQKEVVIGLSVAIGCLALVFIITISYNMWKRRKG; encoded by the exons ATGTTGTTGGTCTGCCTTGTTGTCCTTGTAGTAACTGCCAGCTCTCCCTGTGTTGCTGCCCCACCAAGGGACTATGTTTCTGATCTGCAGTCAGTTTTCACTGGATCCACCGGAAACAAGCTGCTGCTCATCTCCTTCGATGGCTTCCGCTACGACTATGACCGAGTCACTGAAACCCCTAACCTGGATAAAATGGCACAAGACGGGGTCAAGGCAACTTATGTTACTCCTTCCTTCATCACCATAACCAGCCCTTCTCACTTCACAATGCTGACAG GACGTCACATTGAAAATCACGGAGTTATCCACAACATGTGGTTCAACACTACCACTCAGGAGAAGAAGCAGTACTACGAGGCTCAGTTTGTTGATTCCTACTGGGACAATGGCAGCCTACCCATCTGGAtaacagcacagagacag GGACTAAAAGCAGGCTCACTCCATTTCCCTGGCACAGCAGCCACCTACAAAGGAGAAATTGTGAGGTTTAGGCAGGTAGAACCTCGTTTCTATGATCATTCGAATGAGACCGACTGGAGGATGAACATTGATAAGGTGATTGGAGAATGGTTCCATCAACAAGACCTGGACTTTGTCTCTTTGTACTTCGGAGAACCAGATTTGGCTGGGCACAGATATGGACCAGATTCACCAGAAGTGAGGGAGATGGTCCAGCAAGTAGATCGTACTATAGGTTACATCCGTGACAAGATCCAAGACCATGGCCTTACTGACCGGCTCAACATTATCATCACCTCTGACCATGGTATGATTACAATGCTACAGGGTGGAGTAGTTGAGAAGATTATCCTCTCAAAGATCCCTGGCTTCAGCTTCAGAGACATCCAGTTCCAATTGTTGGATTATGGTCCTGTTGGGATGCTGCTCCCTAAAGAGGGGAAGCTGGAGAAGGTATACCAAGCTCTGAAAGGAAGCCACCCTCACCTTCATGTGTATAAGAAAGAGGAGGTGCCAGCTAGGCTGCACTACAGTAACCATCCTCGACTCCTGCCCATCATCCTCATTGCTGATCCTGGATACAGTGTTTCTGGG TTCTTACCTTTTCACATCAACAAAGGAGACCATGGCTTTGACAACGATGCCATGGATATGAAAGCCTTCTTCAGGGCAGTGGGGCCCGACTTCCAGAAAGACCTGGTGGTAGATCACTTTGACCTGGTTGATGTGTACCCACTGATGTGCCATCTACTGGGAATCGATCCAGAGGTCAACGATGGACACTTGGACAATACCAAACACATGGTCTTCCCCAAAGAAA tTCCAGAGAGGAATACTCAAAAAGAGGTGGTGATTGGACTGTCAGTGGCGATTGGGTGTCTTGCATTAGTGTTCATCATCACTATCTCTTACAACATgtggaaaaggagaaaaggatAA